One Cinclus cinclus chromosome 24, bCinCin1.1, whole genome shotgun sequence genomic window carries:
- the LOC134053465 gene encoding olfactory receptor 10C1-like, whose product FLLAAMSLDGYFAVCCPLHYTIIMSSRVCRSLVVGAYICGTAEGLVHTLITFSSPLCGCAIDHFFCEIQPLLDLLCGNTLPSEIQVIVVAVFAILSPFSLVIYSCIPIVSTILHVASAESQEKAFSTCSSQLLVVTVFYGNAGSMYLRPKYSYCASVDKFLSLSYSLV is encoded by the coding sequence tttctcttggccgccatgtcccttgatggttattttgcagtttgctgccCCTTGCATTATACAATTatcatgagcagcagggtctgcagaagcctggttGTTGGAGCTTACATCTGTGGAACAGCTGAGGGCTTAGTTCACAccctcatcaccttcagctcacccttgtgtggttgtgccattgaccacttcttctgtgagattcagcctctcctggacctgctctgtggcaacactctcccaagtgaaatccaggtcattgtggtggctgtctttgctattctgagtcctttctcactggtcatttattcctgtattcctatcgtttccacaattcttcacgtggcatcagctgagagccaggagaaggccttttccacttgctcctcacagctcctggttgtgactgttttttatggcaatgcaggctccatgtacctgcggccaaaatacagctactgtgcatctgtggataaattcctctccctttcttattctctg